The Edaphobacter flagellatus sequence AAAAGACCTACGAGGTAGGTGGACGGTACTCGCGGGTTTATCACAACCGGTTTGTCCCTTACGGCAAGGTGATGTATGGACGCGGCGTCTTCAACTTCGCCAATAATGGCCAGACGTATGCCAATCTGGCATACAACATGTTTGCAGGCGGCATCGGCCTGGACTATCGCGTGCTAACGCGGGTCAATGTACGCGCTGAGTACGAGTATCAGAAATGGATGAGCTTTCCGCCGAATGGCCTGAGCCCTTCCGTGATCACGATCGGAGCAGCGTATCACTTCCCTGCCGGAAAGCTCTCGATTGCACACTGAGCTCAAACAAAGGACATAGGAAAAGCCCCGGGATCCCGGGGCTTTCTCTTTTGCACCACTGCATCGCTGTATTTAGAAGTGGTAGGCAATGCCGACTGCGGGCATAGAGACGACTTCCCAGCGATTGGTCTTGAAGTTGGTCAGGCCGAAGTCCGGTGTCTTCACGAAGAATCCGCGGTACTGTACGCGAACGTCCCAGCTTGGGCTGAGTTCATAGGCGACACCAGCGCCAAACAGAGCTCCGATGTTGGTGTTCTGCTTGGTGTC is a genomic window containing:
- a CDS encoding porin family protein, whose product is MLKKVVIAISLLGAPAITFAQAVPTASRAGDLQIGGGISNANTDYVPNRVNGGTVYVDFDFYRHFGVEGEFRFLKDGKTNIYEKTYEVGGRYSRVYHNRFVPYGKVMYGRGVFNFANNGQTYANLAYNMFAGGIGLDYRVLTRVNVRAEYEYQKWMSFPPNGLSPSVITIGAAYHFPAGKLSIAH